The following are encoded together in the Kwoniella europaea PYCC6329 chromosome 1, complete sequence genome:
- a CDS encoding GDP-mannose transporter 2 produces the protein MSGPRTPTISRPHTPNGLSPRGSFTNLSAALDASTPGSSTPALMAEKERMRAEAEVREALLKAADGAEKAKKEETGMPAGSSVWPILSYCVASIMMTVVNKFVVSGHQFTMTFLLLTIQSAVCVACVWTVKRIGFISFRDFDMNDAKTWFPVSFLLVAVIYTGSKSLQFLSIPVYTIFKNLTIILIAYGEVLWFGGNVTGLTLVSFFLMVGSSIIAAWSDISSTLARLSAGVAVLDPTSGADVPLPSGVMGSLNAGYVWMFINCVASAAYVLFMRKRIKVTGFKDWDSMFYNNLLSIPVLLIFSLIVEDWGSASFARNFPEVGRTFLLSAIAFSGAVAVFISYSTAWCVRTCGSTTYSMVGALNKLPVAASGILFFGDPANLGNVSAIGVGGIAGVVYAVAKTNQAKIEKAKQARSGDSKA, from the exons ATGTCAGGTCCAAGAACTCCCACCATCTCCCGACCACACACTCCCAACGGTCTATCACCCCGAGGATCATTCACCAACTTATCTGCTGCTCTCGACGCTTCCACCCCTGGATCATCCACTCCTGCATTGATGgctgagaaggagaggatgcgagccgaagctgaagtgAGGGAGGCGTTGTTGAAGGCTGCTGATGGAGCTGAGAAGgccaagaaggaagaaacCGGTATGCCAGCtggatcatcag TATGGCCAATCTTGAGTTACTGTGTAGCCTCTATCATGATGACTGTGGTGAACAAGTTCGTCGTATCAGGACATCAATTCACCATGACCTTCTTGC TCCTTACTATCCAATCGGCTGTATGTGTAGCTTGTGTATGGACGGTCAAACGGATCGGTTTCATTAGCT TCCGAGATTTCGATATGAACGATGCCAAAACATGGTTCCCCGTTTCCTTTTTACTCGTCGCTGTGATTTACACCGGATCAAAGTCATTGCAATTCTTATCCATCCCTGTATACAC TATCTTCAAGAATCTTACTATCATCTTGATCGCTTACGGAGAAGTATTATGGTTTGGAGGAAACGTCACTGGTTTGACCTTGgtctcgttcttcctcatggttggatcatccatcattgCCGCTTGGTCCGATATCTCCTCTACTCTCGCTAGATTATCTGCCGGTGTCGCTGTTCTCGACCCCACAAGCGGTGCCGATGTACCTCTTCCTTCAGGCGTGATGGGAAGTCTGAACGCAGGTTATGTGTGGATGTTCATCAACTGTGTTGCTTCTGCTGCTTAT GTCCTATTCATGAGAAAGCGAATCAAGGTCACCGGATTCAAAGATTGGGATTCCATGTTTTACAACAACCTTCTCTCTATCCCTGTCTtactcatcttctctttgattGTCGAAGATTGGGGATCAGCATCTTTCGCTAGAAACTT CCCCGAAGTAGGAAGGACCTTCTTACTTTCCGCCATAGCGTTCTCAGGTGCCGTAGCAGTATTCATCTCGTACTCTACCGCATGGTGCGTCCGAACTTGCGGATCGACCACCTACTCGATGGTCGGAGCACTCAACAAGCTCCCTGTTGCTGCATCTGGTATTCTGTTCTTTGGTGATCCTGCCAACTTAGGCAATGTCTCCGCTATCGGTGTAGGAGGAATCGCAGGAGTGGTATATGCTGTCGCCAAAACGAATCAGGCGAAGATCGAAAAGGCCAAACAGGCTAGATCGGGTGACAGTAAGGCGTAA
- a CDS encoding ribonucleoprotein-associated protein encodes MASQPNPKAFPLANAQLTNQILDLIQQAQHYKQLKKGANEATKTLNRGICEFIVMTADVEPIEIVLHLPLLCEDKNVPYVFLPSKTALGRACGVSRPVIAASVTTNEARELNAQIQAVKNEIEKLLI; translated from the exons ATGGCTTCTCAACCTAATCCTAAGGCTTTCCCTTTGGCTAATGCCCAACTCACCAACCAG ATCCTCGATCTTAtccaacaagctcaacacTACAAGCaattgaagaaggg AGCGAACGAAGCTACCAAGACTCTCAATCGAGGTATCTGTGAATTCATCGTCATGACCGCCGATGTCGAACCTATCGAAATCGTCTTGCACTTACCCCTCTTATGCGAAGACAAGAACGTTCCATACGTTTTCCTTCCCTCCAAGACTGCTTTGGGAAGAGCTTGTGGTGTCTCCAGACCAGTCATCGCTGCTAGTGTCACTACCAACGAGGCTAGGGAGTTGAACGCTCAGATCCAAgctgtcaag AACGAAATTGAGAAACTCCTCATCTAA